The following are encoded together in the Desulfococcus multivorans genome:
- the tkt gene encoding transketolase, with the protein MNQPSAECRAINDQLCINTIRTLSMDAVQAANSGHPGAPMGLAPAAYVLWTQVMKHNPKNPQWPDRDRFVLSGGHASMLLYSVLHLTGYDVTLEDIRNFRQWGSKTPGHPEYGHTPGVETTTGPLGQGIANAVGMAMAERFLADRFNREGNTIVDHHTYVMCGDGDLMEGISYEAASLAGHLGLGKLICIYDDNRISIEGSTDLAFTENTALRFEAMNWHVQRVADGNDVDAIRNALTAAKDETEKPSVILLRTHIAYGSPNKQDTADAHGAPLGEEEVRLTKINLGCSEDKCFCVLEDPLKVFRKCVDRGQAHQMKWLEAFNAYATAHPEPAREWNEMITGTLPEGWDADLPAFSAADGPVATRSASGRVINGLAGRILNLIGGSADLGPSNKTHIDGAADFQKNVYSGRNIRFGVREHAMGAILSGLALHGGIRPFGGTFLVFADYMRASIRLASLMKIPVTYVFTHDSVAVGEDGPTHQPVEHLMSLRAIPGLTVIRPADANETREAWRIAMTHGAGPTALILSRQKLPVIDRKTCANAAGLAAGGYILLDCEGRADIILIATGAEVHLILEAQKVLAEKGVKSRVVGLPSWELFEKQDAAYKDQVLPPEVKTRLAVEAGQPMGWERYVGARDAVIGIDTFGTSAPGSLVLERYGFTVENVVQKALALLNR; encoded by the coding sequence ATGAACCAACCATCGGCGGAATGCCGCGCCATCAACGATCAACTGTGCATCAACACCATTCGCACCCTCTCCATGGATGCTGTTCAGGCAGCCAATTCCGGGCATCCTGGAGCGCCTATGGGCTTGGCTCCCGCCGCCTATGTTTTGTGGACCCAGGTAATGAAGCACAACCCCAAAAACCCACAATGGCCTGACCGGGATCGGTTCGTGCTTTCCGGGGGGCATGCATCCATGCTGCTATACAGCGTTTTGCACCTGACGGGCTACGATGTGACCCTGGAGGACATCCGGAATTTCCGACAGTGGGGCAGCAAAACGCCGGGACACCCTGAATACGGCCATACGCCGGGGGTGGAAACCACCACCGGACCCCTGGGACAGGGGATTGCCAATGCCGTAGGCATGGCCATGGCCGAGCGGTTTCTGGCCGACCGCTTCAACCGAGAAGGCAATACCATCGTTGATCACCATACCTATGTCATGTGCGGAGACGGCGATCTGATGGAGGGGATCAGCTATGAGGCCGCCTCCCTGGCCGGTCATCTCGGGCTCGGGAAGCTGATCTGTATCTATGACGACAACAGGATTTCCATAGAGGGAAGCACCGACCTCGCCTTCACCGAGAATACGGCACTCCGGTTCGAAGCCATGAACTGGCATGTGCAGCGCGTGGCGGACGGCAACGATGTCGATGCCATCCGTAATGCACTGACAGCGGCCAAGGACGAGACCGAAAAGCCTTCGGTGATCCTGTTGCGCACTCACATCGCCTACGGCAGCCCCAACAAGCAGGATACCGCCGACGCCCACGGCGCACCCCTGGGGGAGGAGGAGGTTCGACTTACCAAGATCAATCTGGGATGCTCGGAGGACAAATGCTTCTGCGTATTGGAAGATCCGTTGAAGGTGTTTCGGAAATGTGTCGACAGGGGTCAGGCCCACCAGATGAAATGGCTCGAAGCCTTCAATGCTTATGCGACGGCCCACCCCGAACCGGCTCGGGAATGGAACGAAATGATCACCGGAACGTTGCCTGAAGGATGGGACGCCGACCTTCCCGCCTTTTCAGCGGCGGACGGTCCCGTGGCGACCCGTTCGGCGTCGGGGCGCGTTATCAACGGACTGGCGGGACGGATTCTCAACCTTATCGGCGGTTCGGCCGATCTCGGACCTTCCAACAAGACTCACATCGACGGCGCCGCAGACTTCCAGAAAAACGTTTACAGCGGCAGGAACATCCGTTTCGGAGTTCGGGAACATGCCATGGGCGCGATTCTGTCGGGTTTGGCGCTTCACGGCGGCATCCGGCCTTTCGGCGGCACCTTCCTGGTGTTCGCCGATTATATGCGGGCGTCCATTCGATTGGCGTCCCTCATGAAGATACCGGTTACTTACGTTTTCACCCACGACAGTGTGGCCGTGGGTGAAGACGGCCCGACCCATCAGCCGGTGGAGCACCTGATGAGTCTTCGGGCCATTCCAGGGCTTACGGTGATCCGACCGGCAGACGCCAATGAGACGCGGGAAGCCTGGCGCATTGCCATGACCCATGGCGCGGGTCCCACAGCGCTGATTCTAAGCCGCCAGAAACTGCCGGTGATCGATCGGAAAACCTGCGCGAATGCCGCCGGCCTTGCCGCCGGCGGATATATCCTGTTGGATTGTGAAGGGCGGGCGGATATTATTCTTATCGCCACCGGCGCCGAGGTCCATCTCATCCTTGAAGCCCAAAAGGTGCTGGCGGAAAAAGGCGTCAAATCCCGGGTGGTCGGCTTGCCGAGTTGGGAGTTGTTCGAAAAGCAGGACGCTGCTTACAAGGATCAGGTCCTTCCACCGGAGGTCAAGACGCGGTTGGCGGTGGAAGCCGGCCAGCCCATGGGATGGGAACGGTATGTCGGTGCCCGCGACGCCGTCATCGGTATCGACACCTTCGGCACTTCCGCGCCCGGCAGCCTGGTGTTGGAGCGCTACGGTTTCACGGTGGAAAACGTCGTCCAGAAAGCGCTGGCGCTCCTGAACCGATAG
- a CDS encoding DUF3786 domain-containing protein — protein sequence MKDNYAVIVQTHIDALFKNSNAARELAEQLPGAVDGTGVRFSAFGEPCRIGPEGIFLSGVKQEGPLGIIIALYARSANPGAMVMTPFRAFKDFPGSMPYVGAFAAYTQEALVPFVEAVRTHMSDIVEALGGSTAVDGVGGDFAFQVMPLPKIALCYIFYEADEDFPASVTCLFSANALDFIPMDGLADTGEYTTRKIIRILG from the coding sequence ATGAAAGACAATTACGCCGTCATCGTTCAGACCCATATTGATGCGCTTTTCAAAAATTCCAACGCTGCAAGGGAACTCGCCGAGCAATTGCCCGGCGCTGTCGACGGCACCGGCGTTCGTTTTTCAGCTTTTGGTGAACCCTGCCGCATCGGACCGGAGGGTATTTTCCTGTCGGGCGTCAAACAGGAAGGGCCGCTGGGCATTATTATCGCCCTTTATGCCCGGTCGGCCAATCCCGGCGCCATGGTTATGACGCCCTTCCGGGCCTTCAAGGATTTTCCGGGCAGCATGCCCTATGTGGGCGCCTTCGCGGCCTACACTCAGGAAGCTCTTGTGCCTTTTGTGGAGGCCGTTCGCACCCACATGTCCGACATCGTGGAAGCATTGGGCGGAAGCACCGCCGTGGACGGTGTGGGGGGCGATTTCGCCTTTCAGGTGATGCCGCTGCCGAAAATCGCCCTCTGCTACATCTTCTATGAGGCCGACGAAGACTTTCCAGCCTCCGTCACCTGCCTCTTTTCCGCCAACGCACTTGATTTCATCCCCATGGACGGTCTTGCGGATACGGGAGAATACACCACCCGGAAAATCATCCGCATACTGGGCTGA